In Phreatobacter aquaticus, a single genomic region encodes these proteins:
- a CDS encoding LysR family transcriptional regulator, with protein sequence MLIWCYNKLCLEQIIPLWLQSIMDRFAELEAFAATIELGSQAAAATALGLSRMAVSRLIRGLEERIGEPLLIRTTRSQTLTEAGARVRDTARAVLDHYRDAVTRPGSGAGEVAGTLRVSVPVSFGWRQIAPRLPDLLAAHPRLRIDVVLLDRQVHLIDEAFDLAVRLGDQPTAELASTRLGLVETVLCATPAYIDRNGAPKRPNDLLTHDCLLYAYAKPGRGWVFRGPGGTEQRIRVTGRLTSNNGDALLAAALAGLGIIQQPRFIVEDDLKAGRLVPLLRGYKTRELPAWAIEAPGRDRSPEAQVFIDFLARTIFQSTP encoded by the coding sequence ATGCTGATCTGGTGTTACAATAAACTATGCCTTGAGCAGATTATACCGCTGTGGTTACAATCAATCATGGATCGTTTCGCCGAACTGGAAGCCTTTGCCGCCACGATCGAGCTCGGCAGCCAGGCCGCGGCTGCGACCGCGCTGGGCCTCAGCCGGATGGCAGTGAGCCGGCTGATCCGGGGTCTTGAAGAGCGCATCGGCGAGCCGCTGCTCATCCGCACCACCCGCAGCCAGACCCTGACGGAGGCGGGCGCAAGGGTCAGGGATACGGCCCGCGCCGTGCTCGATCATTATCGGGATGCGGTCACCCGGCCTGGCAGCGGCGCTGGCGAGGTCGCCGGCACATTGCGGGTGAGTGTTCCCGTCTCCTTCGGTTGGCGCCAGATTGCACCGCGGCTACCGGATCTGCTGGCCGCCCATCCGCGATTGCGGATCGATGTCGTTCTGCTCGACCGGCAGGTGCATCTGATCGACGAAGCGTTCGATCTCGCGGTCAGGCTGGGCGACCAGCCGACGGCAGAGCTGGCCTCAACGCGACTGGGGCTCGTCGAGACCGTGCTCTGCGCGACGCCCGCCTATATCGACCGCAATGGCGCGCCCAAGCGGCCGAATGACCTGCTGACCCATGATTGCCTGCTCTATGCCTATGCCAAACCGGGTCGCGGCTGGGTGTTCCGGGGACCGGGCGGCACCGAGCAGCGGATTCGCGTCACCGGTCGGCTCACCAGCAACAATGGCGACGCACTCCTCGCTGCCGCCCTGGCAGGCTTGGGAATCATTCAGCAGCCCCGGTTCATCGTCGAGGACGATCTGAAGGCCGGGCGCCTGGTGCCCTTGCTGCGCGGCTACAAGACCCGCGAACTCCCGGCCTGGGCGATCGAGGCGCCGGGCCGGGACCGCAGCCCCGAAGCGCAGGTCTTCATAGACTTTCTGGCCAGAACCATTTTCCAGTCGACGCCATAG